The Lentzea guizhouensis genome contains a region encoding:
- a CDS encoding ABC transporter substrate-binding protein codes for MSHAARLGLALTAAAFVAGCAAPGGGAAPTSSVVVESCGKQLSFTSTPQRVVTLDQNSTETLLALGVGDRMAGTANLKTKVSPKYAEAYAKIPVLAPKVITAEPLRAADPDVVVSSFQEHFTTDRAGTRDELAELGVPSYVSAVNCPDGTTPPFERLFRDYENLGKILDVTDKANALAAEQRAVVAEVQAAAAKRPKAPKVVWIYSVFKDVPYVAGRDGMPSQMSKLAGAANVFDDVAQEWPEVSWEEIARRNPDVIVIGDLSERGNPGDKASEKLAMMREHPAVAQLDAVKNNKIIELPGIEMDPSVRTVDALRAFSKGLDGVAGG; via the coding sequence ATGTCACACGCTGCCCGGCTCGGCCTGGCGCTCACCGCCGCGGCGTTCGTCGCCGGCTGCGCCGCACCGGGAGGAGGGGCCGCGCCGACGTCGTCGGTCGTGGTGGAGAGCTGCGGCAAGCAGCTGAGCTTCACCAGCACGCCGCAGCGGGTCGTCACGCTGGACCAGAACTCCACGGAAACCCTGCTGGCGCTGGGAGTCGGCGACCGCATGGCCGGTACCGCGAACCTCAAGACCAAGGTGTCGCCCAAGTACGCCGAGGCCTACGCGAAGATCCCGGTGCTCGCGCCCAAGGTGATCACCGCGGAACCGTTGCGCGCGGCCGACCCGGATGTCGTGGTGTCCTCGTTCCAGGAGCACTTCACCACCGACCGCGCCGGGACCAGAGACGAGCTCGCGGAACTGGGCGTGCCCAGCTACGTCAGCGCGGTGAACTGCCCGGACGGCACCACCCCGCCGTTCGAGCGGCTGTTCCGCGACTACGAGAACCTCGGGAAGATCCTCGACGTGACCGACAAGGCGAACGCGCTCGCCGCCGAGCAACGTGCCGTGGTGGCTGAGGTGCAGGCGGCGGCCGCGAAACGGCCGAAGGCGCCCAAGGTCGTGTGGATCTACTCGGTCTTCAAGGACGTGCCGTACGTGGCCGGCCGCGACGGCATGCCCAGCCAGATGAGCAAGCTCGCGGGTGCTGCCAACGTCTTCGACGACGTGGCGCAGGAGTGGCCGGAGGTGTCGTGGGAGGAGATCGCCCGCCGCAACCCCGACGTGATCGTGATCGGTGACCTGTCCGAGCGCGGCAACCCCGGTGACAAGGCCAGCGAGAAGCTCGCGATGATGCGCGAGCACCCGGCGGTCGCGCAGCTGGACGCGGTGAAGAACAACAAGATCATCGAGCTGCCCGGCATCGAGATGGACCCGTCGGTGCGCACGGTCGACGCGTTGCGCGCGTTCAGCAAGGGCCTCGACGGGGTCGCGGGTGGCTGA
- a CDS encoding peptidase inhibitor family I36 protein, translated as MGLLATALLVVAGIGGPAAQAAAPVAPAGIAAFDDQTGEALAAWDCNTGNVCFWTGFGGTGSRCAWNIADDDWTAGTHKCSWATTKNVKSVYNAGTSSATGVAYFKNTGHNTRVGCTKQGKKGDLAGTYQLRSHKWISTSCG; from the coding sequence ATGGGACTGCTCGCGACGGCACTGCTCGTCGTCGCCGGCATCGGGGGCCCGGCCGCGCAGGCCGCCGCCCCGGTCGCACCGGCCGGGATCGCCGCGTTCGACGACCAGACCGGTGAGGCGCTGGCCGCCTGGGACTGCAACACCGGGAACGTCTGCTTCTGGACCGGCTTCGGGGGAACCGGCAGCCGCTGCGCGTGGAACATCGCCGACGACGACTGGACCGCCGGCACCCACAAGTGCTCGTGGGCCACGACGAAGAACGTGAAGTCGGTCTACAACGCGGGCACGTCGTCTGCCACCGGTGTCGCGTACTTCAAGAACACCGGCCACAACACGCGGGTCGGTTGCACGAAGCAGGGCAAGAAGGGCGACCTGGCCGGCACGTACCAGCTGCGGTCGCACAAGTGGATCAGCACCAGCTGCGGCTGA
- a CDS encoding MFS transporter, translated as MVHDTLHKPAPVLRNVAFLRLWTATTASGIATWALPFVLGLAVLDRALTAVELGVLLAARTAGFLAAVPISGVLADRYARRRVVLWSGLTAAVAAPVMALFVGSSLPLMAVAAVAMGAGQGACRPAFQALTAEVVSEEQRQQANAAMTLSVRVTTLVAPGLTALLALFVNTQALLLGIGVLWLVAALVPPRGNDFAGAAGKPRFFAEFAEGVREARRHPWFLAGLGALTAVIATGYSATGVVLPLVSRDRYGTEAVLAGALTAYTLGALAGALLIARWRPKHAGWTAFAGLALYGFAPLSLLLPVHPAVVLAAYAVAGIGIELFNVPWFTATQREVEPSKLARVSSLDFLMSYGLAPVGLALIAPAIGHFGAGPVLAVCAVVCFVAPAVAALVPSSRDFRTRS; from the coding sequence GTGGTCCACGACACACTGCACAAACCCGCTCCGGTGCTCAGGAACGTGGCGTTCCTCCGGCTCTGGACCGCGACCACCGCGTCCGGCATCGCCACCTGGGCGCTGCCGTTCGTACTCGGTCTGGCCGTGCTGGATCGCGCTCTCACAGCCGTTGAGCTGGGTGTTCTGCTCGCCGCCCGCACCGCGGGCTTCCTCGCCGCGGTGCCCATCAGCGGGGTGCTCGCCGACCGGTACGCCCGCCGTCGCGTGGTGCTGTGGTCGGGCCTGACGGCCGCTGTCGCAGCACCCGTCATGGCGTTGTTCGTCGGGAGCTCGTTGCCGCTCATGGCCGTCGCGGCGGTCGCGATGGGTGCGGGCCAGGGCGCGTGCCGGCCGGCGTTCCAGGCGCTCACCGCCGAGGTGGTCAGCGAGGAGCAGCGCCAGCAGGCCAACGCCGCGATGACGCTGTCGGTCCGGGTGACCACGCTCGTCGCACCGGGCCTGACCGCGCTGCTGGCGTTGTTCGTCAACACCCAGGCGCTGCTGCTGGGCATCGGCGTGCTGTGGCTGGTGGCCGCGCTGGTTCCGCCGCGTGGCAACGACTTCGCGGGTGCGGCCGGCAAGCCGCGGTTCTTCGCGGAGTTCGCCGAGGGTGTGCGGGAGGCGCGCAGGCACCCGTGGTTCCTGGCCGGGCTGGGCGCGCTGACGGCCGTGATCGCCACCGGTTACTCGGCGACCGGCGTGGTGCTGCCGCTGGTGAGCCGCGACCGGTACGGCACGGAGGCCGTCCTGGCAGGAGCTCTCACCGCCTACACGCTCGGTGCTCTCGCGGGCGCGTTGCTGATCGCGCGCTGGCGGCCGAAGCACGCGGGCTGGACGGCGTTCGCGGGCCTGGCGCTGTACGGGTTCGCACCGCTGAGCCTGCTGCTGCCGGTGCACCCGGCGGTCGTGCTCGCCGCCTACGCCGTGGCGGGCATCGGCATCGAGCTGTTCAACGTGCCGTGGTTCACCGCGACCCAGCGCGAGGTCGAGCCGTCGAAGCTCGCTCGGGTGTCCTCTTTGGACTTCCTGATGTCCTACGGGCTCGCGCCGGTCGGCCTGGCGTTGATCGCTCCCGCCATCGGCCACTTCGGCGCCGGTCCGGTACTGGCCGTGTGCGCCGTGGTGTGCTTCGTCGCTCCCGCCGTCGCCGCACTGGTGCCGTCGTCGCGCGACTTCCGGACCCGCTCGTGA
- a CDS encoding ArsR/SmtB family transcription factor has translation MDPLWEMVFSWLRLTERDSGLLFEPWLRAVRRSPERQAIRCGVGVLSVLAPLGPYFPDFLTPPEGADGLAAALTAIRATPRARLRSEFGLLAAVCPTPEWTRPLADGEPDALEELTTVLARYHAAVIEPHGDLVDEAVETDRVHRSGLARDGVEGVLRGMWPLMNWRPPVLEVQYSYDRDLHLGGRGLRLVPSYFCRRTPVALADPGLPPTLVYPVHHDWTWRRQLSTGNRQEGALAALLGTTRSSVLAAVGAGATTTELAARLGASASAVSRHTTVLREAGLLTTVRQGLSVLHRRTALGSALLCSHDLN, from the coding sequence GTGGATCCGTTGTGGGAGATGGTGTTCAGCTGGTTGCGGCTGACCGAGCGGGACAGCGGCCTGCTGTTCGAGCCGTGGTTGCGCGCGGTCCGGCGCAGCCCGGAGCGGCAGGCGATCCGGTGCGGCGTCGGCGTGCTGTCCGTGCTGGCACCGCTGGGGCCCTACTTCCCCGACTTCCTCACGCCTCCCGAGGGCGCGGACGGCCTGGCCGCCGCGCTCACCGCGATCAGGGCGACCCCACGTGCCCGGCTGCGTTCGGAGTTCGGGCTGCTGGCGGCGGTCTGCCCGACTCCGGAGTGGACGCGTCCGCTGGCGGACGGCGAACCGGACGCGTTGGAGGAGCTGACCACGGTCCTGGCGCGCTACCACGCCGCCGTGATCGAACCCCACGGCGACCTGGTCGACGAGGCCGTGGAGACCGATCGCGTGCACCGGTCCGGGCTGGCCCGCGACGGTGTCGAGGGCGTGCTGCGGGGCATGTGGCCGTTGATGAACTGGCGGCCGCCGGTGCTGGAGGTCCAGTACTCCTACGACCGCGACCTGCACCTCGGCGGACGGGGGCTGCGGCTGGTGCCGTCGTACTTCTGCCGCCGCACGCCGGTCGCGCTGGCCGATCCGGGGCTGCCGCCCACGCTGGTCTACCCGGTGCACCACGACTGGACCTGGCGGCGTCAGCTCTCGACCGGCAACCGGCAGGAGGGGGCGCTCGCCGCGTTGCTGGGGACGACCAGGTCCTCGGTGCTCGCCGCGGTGGGTGCGGGTGCCACGACCACGGAGCTCGCGGCCCGGCTGGGCGCGTCGGCGTCCGCGGTGAGCAGGCACACCACCGTGCTGCGGGAGGCGGGTCTGCTCACGACGGTCCGGCAGGGACTGTCCGTGCTGCACCGGCGCACGGCGCTCGGGTCGGCGCTGCTGTGCTCGCACGACCTCAACTGA
- a CDS encoding TOBE domain-containing protein — MVLADRLVILEGGRAVQEGPPAEVARRPRTGYVANLVGLNLYRGTADGTAVTLAEGGTITTATPATGPVHVAFPPTAVSLHADRPTGSPRNTWPVTVAAIEQHAHTTRVRLEGRPPVLADITTATVADLRLRPGEELWAAVKATETHTYPV, encoded by the coding sequence ATGGTGCTGGCCGACCGCCTGGTGATCCTGGAGGGCGGCCGGGCCGTCCAGGAGGGACCGCCCGCCGAGGTCGCCCGCCGCCCGCGCACCGGCTACGTGGCGAACCTCGTCGGCCTCAACCTCTACCGCGGCACCGCCGACGGCACCGCGGTCACCCTCGCCGAAGGCGGCACGATCACCACCGCGACGCCGGCGACGGGCCCGGTGCACGTGGCCTTCCCGCCCACCGCCGTGAGCCTGCACGCCGACCGGCCGACGGGCAGCCCGCGCAACACGTGGCCGGTGACCGTGGCGGCGATCGAGCAGCACGCCCACACCACGCGGGTGCGGCTGGAGGGGCGTCCGCCGGTGCTCGCGGACATCACCACGGCGACCGTCGCGGACCTGCGGCTGCGGCCGGGAGAGGAGTTGTGGGCGGCGGTGAAGGCGACCGAGACGCACACGTACCCGGTCTGA
- a CDS encoding TauD/TfdA family dioxygenase: MIPVRLPATSPQARDALAETGGVVLTGLPVEPSSLAVASAVLFGSGLRELYPHRTRRSVDGDLLSLHADSFDVVVDVGGKPVRRRHPDEDFVLLQLVEQAPSGGESFAVDAHAFTDSLDADLRAFLAEVDVDLYGQWTGIRGLPATPRVARHIEYTRTGRRITRRTDGAAPLHRDPATDHVTAMLRRLDEEVARVQPTLPRFRLDEGDVLVLDNYRCWHGRDPHSGARTVHIQTIRTDAAG, from the coding sequence GTGATCCCCGTCCGCCTGCCGGCGACGTCCCCCCAGGCCCGCGACGCGCTGGCGGAGACCGGTGGGGTGGTCCTCACCGGGCTGCCGGTCGAACCCTCGTCGCTCGCGGTGGCGTCGGCGGTGCTGTTCGGCAGCGGGTTGCGCGAGCTCTACCCGCACCGCACCCGCCGGTCCGTCGACGGTGATCTGTTGTCGTTGCACGCGGACAGCTTCGACGTGGTCGTGGACGTCGGTGGCAAACCGGTGCGGCGCAGGCATCCCGACGAGGACTTCGTGCTGCTGCAACTGGTCGAGCAGGCACCGTCGGGCGGTGAGTCGTTCGCCGTCGACGCCCACGCCTTCACCGACTCGCTGGATGCGGACCTGCGCGCGTTCCTGGCCGAGGTCGACGTCGACCTCTACGGGCAGTGGACGGGCATCCGCGGCCTGCCCGCGACACCGCGGGTCGCCCGGCACATCGAGTACACCCGCACCGGTCGCCGCATCACCCGCCGCACCGACGGCGCCGCTCCCCTGCACCGCGACCCCGCCACCGACCACGTCACCGCGATGCTGCGACGGCTCGACGAGGAGGTGGCGCGGGTGCAGCCGACGTTGCCGAGGTTCCGGCTCGACGAGGGTGACGTGCTGGTGCTGGACAACTACCGGTGCTGGCACGGGCGCGATCCGCACTCCGGGGCTCGCACCGTGCACATCCAGACGATCCGCACGGACGCCGCTGGATAG
- a CDS encoding FecCD family ABC transporter permease, whose translation MADTAVLAEPSAPPRPAVRTLTTVVCLVLLAVSVVLALRIGAGTGWAEIGRAAGVRLGLPVQPLSRLQDSLIWDLRLPRVLLAALVGAALAVCGAALQSVTRNSLADPYLLGVSSGASTGAVVVVVLGFAGSRLGVTGGALVGALVAFTLLMLLLRRTGLDSVRVVLTGVVVGQLFAALTSLILLSSGDADSIRAVTHWLLGSLASARWTSVAVCAVVLAVGLLVVWLCSSALDGFAFGTDTAASLGVDVRTTRIVLLVTTSVLTAVAVAAVGAVGFVGLIVPHGVRFLVGPLHRRLLPLSAVVGAVFLVWTDALTRVVFSPLEVPVGVFTALLGVPLFLLILRRRGEL comes from the coding sequence GTGGCTGACACAGCGGTGCTCGCCGAACCGTCCGCACCACCGAGACCCGCCGTCCGCACGCTGACCACGGTGGTGTGCCTGGTCCTGCTCGCCGTCTCGGTCGTGCTCGCGCTGCGCATCGGCGCGGGCACGGGCTGGGCGGAGATCGGCAGGGCCGCCGGCGTGCGGCTCGGCCTGCCCGTCCAGCCGCTGTCCCGGCTGCAGGACTCGCTGATCTGGGACCTGCGGCTGCCGCGGGTGCTGCTCGCCGCACTGGTCGGCGCGGCGCTCGCGGTGTGCGGCGCGGCGCTGCAGAGCGTCACCCGCAACTCGCTCGCCGACCCCTACCTGCTCGGGGTGTCCTCGGGTGCCTCGACCGGTGCGGTGGTCGTGGTGGTGCTCGGGTTCGCCGGTTCCCGGCTCGGTGTCACCGGCGGCGCGCTGGTCGGCGCGCTGGTCGCGTTCACGCTGCTGATGTTGTTGTTGCGGCGCACCGGGCTGGACTCGGTGCGGGTCGTGCTCACCGGTGTGGTGGTGGGGCAGTTGTTCGCGGCGTTGACGTCGTTGATCCTGCTGTCGTCCGGTGACGCGGACAGCATCCGTGCGGTGACCCACTGGCTGCTCGGGTCGCTCGCGTCGGCCCGGTGGACGTCGGTGGCGGTGTGCGCGGTCGTGCTCGCCGTGGGGTTGCTGGTCGTGTGGCTGTGCTCGTCGGCGTTGGACGGGTTCGCGTTCGGCACCGACACCGCGGCCTCGCTCGGCGTGGACGTCCGGACCACTCGGATCGTGTTGCTGGTGACGACGTCGGTGCTGACCGCGGTCGCCGTGGCCGCCGTGGGTGCTGTCGGGTTCGTCGGGTTGATCGTGCCGCACGGCGTGAGGTTCCTCGTCGGGCCGTTGCACCGGCGGTTGCTGCCGTTGTCGGCGGTGGTCGGCGCGGTGTTCCTGGTGTGGACCGACGCGTTGACCCGCGTGGTGTTCTCGCCGCTGGAGGTGCCGGTCGGCGTCTTCACGGCGCTGCTGGGCGTGCCGCTCTTCCTGTTGATCCTGCGCAGGAGGGGAGAGCTGTGA
- the modA gene encoding molybdate ABC transporter substrate-binding protein, protein MRGVVVGVAVLLAGCATGQTSGTSEVTGDVTVFAAASLTESFTRLGQEFEAAHPGTEVRFNFGGSSALAQQLGNGAPADVFASAAPANMKQVTDTGTITAAPRTFARNTLQIAVPKGNPAKIAGLADFAKTDLKIALCAEQVPCGAASKKVFAAAGVTAAPDTLEQDVKAVLTKVSLGEVDGALVYKTDVKAAGDEVEGITFAEAGKAVNDYPIAPLAKAPNAATATAFVEFVLSEQGRSALTAAGFDAP, encoded by the coding sequence ATGCGTGGAGTCGTGGTCGGGGTGGCGGTGCTGCTCGCGGGGTGCGCGACGGGCCAGACGTCCGGGACGTCCGAGGTGACCGGCGATGTCACGGTGTTCGCCGCCGCGTCGCTCACCGAGAGCTTCACCAGGCTGGGCCAGGAGTTCGAGGCCGCCCACCCCGGCACGGAGGTCAGGTTCAACTTCGGCGGCAGCTCGGCGCTGGCGCAGCAGCTGGGCAACGGCGCGCCCGCCGACGTGTTCGCCAGTGCGGCGCCCGCCAACATGAAGCAGGTCACCGACACCGGGACGATCACGGCCGCGCCGCGCACGTTCGCCAGGAACACGCTGCAGATCGCGGTGCCCAAGGGCAACCCGGCCAAGATCGCGGGCCTCGCCGACTTCGCCAAGACCGACCTGAAGATCGCGTTGTGCGCCGAGCAGGTTCCGTGTGGAGCCGCCTCGAAGAAGGTGTTCGCGGCGGCCGGGGTCACGGCCGCGCCGGACACGCTGGAACAGGACGTCAAAGCCGTCCTGACCAAGGTGTCGCTCGGCGAGGTCGACGGCGCGCTCGTCTACAAGACCGACGTGAAGGCGGCCGGGGACGAGGTCGAGGGCATCACGTTCGCCGAAGCCGGGAAGGCGGTCAACGACTACCCGATCGCCCCGCTCGCCAAGGCGCCCAACGCCGCCACCGCCACGGCGTTCGTCGAGTTCGTGCTGTCGGAGCAGGGACGTTCGGCGCTGACCGCGGCCGGGTTCGACGCGCCGTGA
- the modB gene encoding molybdate ABC transporter permease subunit: MTTRHRVRGRLPVVLVLPALAGLAFLLVPLAGLLVKTPWANLPALLSAEVGEALRLSLICASLATVLCLVFGIPLAWLLARSGLPGRGFLRALVTVPLVLPPVVGGVALLLVLGRRGLVGQHLDAWFGISLPFTTAGVVIAEAFVAMPFLVISVEGALRAADPRYEEAAATLGASRWLTFRRVTLPSVLPGVVAGAVLCWARALGEFGATITFAGNFPGETTTMPLAVYLALETDPDAAIVLSVVLLLVSVGVLAGLRDRWISGPS; the protein is encoded by the coding sequence GTGACGACGCGGCACCGGGTGCGGGGGCGGTTGCCGGTCGTCCTCGTCCTGCCCGCGCTGGCCGGGCTGGCGTTCCTGCTGGTGCCGCTCGCCGGGCTGCTCGTGAAGACGCCGTGGGCGAACCTGCCCGCGTTGCTCAGCGCCGAGGTGGGGGAGGCGCTGCGGCTCTCGCTCATCTGCGCGTCGCTGGCCACGGTGCTGTGCCTGGTCTTCGGCATTCCGCTGGCCTGGCTGCTCGCGCGGTCCGGCCTGCCCGGCCGCGGGTTCCTGCGGGCGCTCGTCACCGTGCCGCTGGTGCTGCCGCCGGTGGTGGGTGGCGTGGCGTTGCTGCTGGTGCTGGGCAGGCGCGGGCTCGTCGGCCAGCACCTGGACGCGTGGTTCGGGATCTCGTTGCCGTTCACCACGGCGGGCGTGGTCATCGCGGAGGCGTTCGTGGCGATGCCGTTCCTGGTGATCTCGGTCGAGGGCGCTTTGCGGGCGGCCGACCCGCGCTACGAGGAGGCCGCCGCCACGCTCGGGGCGTCGCGCTGGCTCACGTTCCGGCGGGTGACGCTGCCGTCGGTGCTGCCGGGTGTCGTCGCGGGCGCGGTGCTGTGCTGGGCGCGGGCGCTCGGCGAGTTCGGCGCGACGATCACGTTCGCCGGCAACTTCCCGGGCGAGACCACGACCATGCCGCTCGCCGTCTACCTCGCCCTGGAGACCGACCCGGACGCCGCGATCGTGCTGAGCGTCGTGCTGCTGCTGGTGTCCGTGGGCGTGCTGGCCGGTCTGCGCGACCGGTGGATCAGCGGGCCGTCATGA
- a CDS encoding ATP-binding cassette domain-containing protein: protein MTLHAELRVTRGNFDLDLDLAIAPGEVVALLGPNGAGKTTALRALAGLLPLSDGRIAVGERTWDGPGEFVPAEERPIGVVFQDYLLFAHMSALENVAFGLRARGTRKAEARDTARTWLDRVGLAEYAGVRPRSLSGGQASASHWPVRSPPARACSCSTNRWPPWTRAPACRSAPSWAATSPTSPATRCWSPTTRSTPWCWPTAW, encoded by the coding sequence ATGACCCTGCACGCCGAGCTCCGCGTCACGCGCGGGAACTTCGACCTCGACCTCGACCTGGCCATCGCGCCCGGCGAGGTGGTCGCGCTGCTCGGGCCGAACGGTGCTGGCAAGACGACCGCACTGCGCGCGCTGGCCGGGTTGCTGCCGCTCAGCGACGGCCGGATCGCGGTGGGGGAGCGGACCTGGGACGGCCCCGGCGAGTTCGTGCCCGCCGAGGAACGCCCGATCGGCGTGGTGTTCCAGGACTACCTGCTCTTCGCCCACATGTCCGCGTTGGAGAACGTCGCCTTCGGGCTGCGCGCCCGCGGCACCCGGAAGGCCGAAGCCCGGGACACCGCGAGGACCTGGCTCGACCGCGTCGGGCTCGCCGAGTACGCGGGCGTTCGGCCGCGGTCGCTGTCCGGCGGCCAGGCCAGCGCGTCGCACTGGCCCGTGCGCTCGCCACCGGCCCGAGCCTGCTCCTGCTCGACGAACCGCTGGCCGCCTTGGACGCGAGCACCCGCCTGCAGGTCCGCGCCGAGCTGGGCCGCCACCTCGCCGACTTCCCCGGCCACACGCTGCTGGTCACCCACGACCCGCTCGACGCCATGGTGCTGGCCGACCGCCTGGTGA
- the rox gene encoding rifampin monooxygenase, whose product MYDVIIVGGGPTGFMLAGELRLHGVHVVVLERDPEPSPVVRALGLHVRSIEVMDQRGLLDRFLEAGTRHEAGGFFAGILKPWPAHMDTEHGYILGIPQPETERLLTEHAVGLGAEVRRGSEVVGLSQDDEGVTAELADGTEVRGRYLVGCDGGRSAVRKLLGVGFPGEPARVETMLGEMQVSTPLDELTAIVTRVRETNPWFGVGPMGDTFRVVVSAGDLQQDRTPPTLDDFQRRLVAVAGTDFGVHSPRWTSRFSDATRQAERYRVGRAFLAGDAAHIHPPTGGQGMNLGLQDAFNLGWKLAAAVRGWAPDDLLDSYHAERHPVGAAVLDNTRAQVQLMTPEPGPQAVRRLLSELMDFEEVTRHLIEKITAISVHYDFGAGHPLLGRRLKDVQLKNGRLFELQRTGRGLLLDQTGRLSVRGWADRVDHVADMSEELDAPAVLLRPDGHVAWAGDDQDDLEAVLPRWFGA is encoded by the coding sequence ATGTATGACGTGATCATCGTCGGCGGCGGACCGACCGGCTTCATGCTGGCCGGGGAGCTGCGCCTGCACGGTGTGCACGTGGTGGTGCTGGAACGGGATCCCGAGCCGAGCCCGGTCGTGCGGGCGCTCGGCCTGCACGTGCGCAGCATCGAGGTGATGGACCAGCGCGGCCTGCTCGACCGGTTCCTCGAGGCCGGCACCAGGCACGAGGCCGGCGGGTTCTTCGCCGGCATCCTCAAGCCGTGGCCCGCGCACATGGACACCGAGCACGGGTACATCCTCGGCATCCCGCAGCCGGAGACCGAGCGCCTGCTCACCGAGCACGCGGTCGGCCTCGGCGCCGAGGTGCGACGCGGCAGCGAGGTCGTCGGCCTGAGCCAGGACGACGAGGGCGTCACCGCGGAGCTGGCGGACGGCACCGAGGTGCGCGGCCGGTACCTGGTCGGGTGCGACGGTGGCCGCAGCGCGGTGCGCAAGCTGCTCGGCGTCGGCTTCCCCGGCGAACCGGCGCGCGTGGAGACCATGCTGGGCGAGATGCAGGTGTCGACGCCGCTCGACGAGCTCACCGCGATCGTGACCAGGGTCCGTGAGACCAACCCGTGGTTCGGCGTGGGCCCGATGGGCGACACGTTCCGCGTCGTCGTCTCGGCGGGTGACCTCCAGCAGGACCGCACGCCGCCGACGCTCGACGACTTCCAGCGCCGCCTGGTCGCCGTCGCGGGCACCGACTTCGGCGTGCACTCACCGCGCTGGACCTCCCGGTTCAGCGACGCCACCCGGCAGGCGGAGCGGTACCGGGTCGGGCGGGCGTTCCTCGCGGGCGACGCAGCGCACATCCACCCGCCCACCGGCGGCCAGGGCATGAACCTGGGCCTGCAGGACGCGTTCAACCTGGGCTGGAAGCTCGCGGCGGCGGTGCGGGGCTGGGCGCCGGACGACCTGCTCGACAGCTACCACGCCGAACGGCACCCCGTCGGTGCCGCCGTGCTGGACAACACCCGCGCACAGGTGCAGCTGATGACCCCGGAACCGGGCCCGCAGGCCGTGCGCCGGTTGCTCAGCGAGCTGATGGACTTCGAGGAGGTCACCCGGCACCTCATCGAGAAGATCACCGCGATCAGCGTCCACTACGACTTCGGCGCCGGGCACCCGTTGCTCGGCAGGCGCCTCAAGGACGTGCAGCTCAAGAACGGCCGCCTGTTCGAGCTGCAGCGCACCGGCCGCGGCCTGCTGCTCGACCAGACCGGCCGGCTGTCGGTGCGGGGCTGGGCCGACCGGGTCGACCACGTGGCCGACATGAGCGAGGAGCTGGACGCGCCCGCTGTGCTGCTGCGGCCGGACGGGCACGTCGCGTGGGCCGGTGACGACCAGGACGACCTGGAGGCGGTACTGCCCCGCTGGTTCGGCGCCTGA
- a CDS encoding TOBE domain-containing protein: MPNLRISEAAALLGVSDDTVRRWVDQGRLNATVSENGRKAIDGKELAAFAQRVAEGAEPGTTVAASARNRMRGIVTRVLKDGVMAQVEMQAGPFRVVSLMSREAADELGLEAGSVAVASIKSTHVVVEIPEA; encoded by the coding sequence ATGCCGAACCTGCGGATCAGCGAGGCCGCCGCGTTGCTGGGGGTCAGCGACGACACCGTGCGCCGGTGGGTGGACCAGGGGCGCCTCAACGCGACCGTGTCCGAGAACGGGCGCAAGGCGATCGACGGCAAGGAGCTCGCGGCGTTCGCCCAGCGGGTCGCGGAGGGGGCGGAGCCGGGGACGACGGTCGCGGCGTCGGCGCGCAACCGGATGCGCGGGATCGTCACGCGCGTGCTCAAGGACGGGGTGATGGCGCAGGTCGAGATGCAGGCCGGGCCGTTCCGCGTGGTGTCGCTGATGAGCAGGGAGGCGGCGGACGAGCTCGGGCTCGAGGCCGGCAGCGTCGCCGTCGCGTCCATCAAGTCGACCCACGTCGTCGTCGAGATCCCGGAGGCCTGA